A portion of the Daphnia magna isolate NIES unplaced genomic scaffold, ASM2063170v1.1 Dm_contigs515, whole genome shotgun sequence genome contains these proteins:
- the LOC123469149 gene encoding LOW QUALITY PROTEIN: uncharacterized protein LOC123469149 (The sequence of the model RefSeq protein was modified relative to this genomic sequence to represent the inferred CDS: inserted 3 bases in 2 codons) codes for MSSRNFSRGPRDPRAEHVDSRVDYFANGRFYELDSWDRSRSVFDNRTRFRSDDRERFCYPSFRERSPLRRPRYVDPNVQYPPVQYPPVQYLDEGDIRGPPADQDFYIRDPASAYDAYFECDYDPRSYPTHSEAEPEDEYYSDTPREDDWAEYDHAGAIDRGRPWRPQTGVRFTTDQSPISVELPTLSEEAQSVAGPSNGNQGSDPRRVEDVVAVINASPPPVVPKAICDEIASLLSVGVSTEQSKLTSKEFPLVYEVSDFSLMPPKLDAWMSRRSKDKGVLKAVNVKEEALIRTQLKIMDIGPPLIDLYARLAKMEEATTSDMRRSVQAALQQWGRAFAHVSKKRRESVVHFTDPRVEYLLKDDSCFATGKEARELLFTGRFLEKMLTEANQDETLARRDKAVAATDRRNPVRSTRRDQLLPPSTRHTHYGGHQYERGSRARGRRGGGDPRGGRGRGNPNPRRYEFLTPCNIQAHPIVSISLKVGARLSVFADKWSEITDDPWVLKTISNGLKIDFLSEPFQRSSPRDVVMSDEMRAVCQTEIASLLKKGAVKEITDESGGFICSFFCVPKKVDGFRPIVNLKPLNKFIKYEHFKMENLETVRSLVRKGDWFVKLDLKDAYLTVPVYGPQQKFLRFKWEGRVFQFKCMAFGLAPAPRIFTKILKVVVAFFRKQGIRLVVYLDDFLVMNETENGTRADLKTVLDLLNALGFLINWDKSVTVPTQTIEYLGMVVDSNRLSFSLPSAKVEDVKNMCRKALADGIVSLRTIASILGNFTWAIPTIPFAQSHYRSMQRFYITESQKVRNDLSVKLTLSPGSVADLEWWLFNLESSNGKDFFPRSPDIEIFSDASLSGWGXVCDGVTTRGPWTSEQADLHINSLELLGALYALQSFAEKARGLSIRMFLDNSTAVCYMNKXGGTRSSELTAVAKSLVEFCEQRDLKIEAVHLPGVMNVEADRESRAAGDTSDWKLKHSVFNELQLIWPVDIDLFSSHWNTQLPLFVSWRPQPGAAAVNAFSLNWLNHSGYAFPPFSLIPKCLEKLRREKANLLMICPVWPSQPWFPVLLELACDVPILLVPSHDLLKSATGETHPLLLTGSLQLAAWKLSGDISDGRDFRSRWSNFSWPVTAPIRTRHTSRLGEIGAIGVFQGTKIPCRSL; via the exons ATGTCGTCGCGAAATTTTTCTCGTGGTCCAAGGGACCCACGTGCCGAACACGTTGATTCTCGCGTCGACTATTTCGCAAACGGGCGATTTTATGAGTTAGACAGTTGGGATCGTTCCCGTTCAGTTTTTGATAATCGCACTCGTTTCCGCTCGGACGACAGGGAGAGATTTTGTTACCCTAGCTTTCGTGAGAGATCGCCTTTGAGGCGTCCACGGTACGTCGATCCGAATGTTCAGTATCCGCCTGTTCAGTATCCGCCTGTTCAGTATCTTGACGAGGGCGACATTCGGGGCCCACCGGCTGATCAAGACTTTTACATTCGTGATCCTGCTAGTGCTTATGACGCTTATTTCGAGTGTGACTATGACCCCCGATCCTACCCGACTCACAGTGAAGCTGAGCCAGAGGATGAGTATTACAGTGATACCCCAAGAGAAGACGACTGGGCTGAGTACGATCACGCGGGGGCAATTGATCGCGGTCGCCCTTGGCGCCCGCAAACTGGCGTTCGTTTTACGACGGATCAGTCGCCGATATCCGTCGAGTTACCGACCCTCTCAGAAGAAGCGCAGTCAGTGGCAGGCCCATCCAATGGTAATCAGGGCTCAGATCCTAGGCGGGTGGAAGACGTAGTTGCCGTCATCAACGCTTCGCCTCCACCAGTGGTACCCAAAGCAATCTGTGATGAAATAGCGTCACTTTTATCCGTCGGCGTTTCAACCGAACAGTCCAAGTTGACTTCAAAAGAATTCCCACTAGTGTACGAGGTGAGTGACTTCTCACTTATGCCTCCCAAGCTGGATGCATGGATGAGTCGCCGATCTAAGGATAAAGGCGTTTTGAAAGCGGTCAATGTAAAGGAAGAAGCTTTAATTAGAACCCAGCTGAAAATCATGGACATCGGTCCCCCTTTGATTGACCTTTATGCTCGGCTGGCTAAAATGGAAGAGGCTACGACAAGTGATATGCGCCGCTCGGTCCAGGCGGCCTTGCAGCAGTGGGGTCGTGCTTTTGCCCACGTTTCAAAGAAACGTCGGGAGTCTGTTGTGCATTTTACGGACCCCAGAGTGGAATACCTTTTGAAAGACGATAGCTGCTTTGCTACCGGTAAGGAGGCCCGCGAGCTCCTTTTCACCGGCCGTTTCCTTGAAAAGATGCTGACCGAAGCGAATCAAGATGAGACACTAGCAAGAAGGGACAAAGCGGTGGCTGCCACAGACCGCAGAAATCCAGTTCGGTCGACCAGACGTGACCAGCTGTTACCTCCGTCAACACGTCATACTCACTACGGCGGGCACCAATATGAACGCGGCAGTAGAGCGAGAGGACGGAGAGGAGGGGGCGATCCCAGAGGCGGTCGCGGACGCGGGAATCCCAACCCAAGAAGGTACGAGTTTTTGACCCCCTGTAATATTCAAGCGCACCCCATCGTATCGATTAGTCTTAAAGTGGGCGCTCGATTAAGTGTTTTCGCTGACAAATGGTCAGAAATTACCGACGATCCCTGGGTTTTGAAGACGATATCTAACGGCCTTAAGATCGATTTTTTGTCAGAACCATTCCAGCGCTCATCACCGCGTGATGTGGTAATGTCAGACGAGATGCGAGCTGTTTGCCAGACGGAAATTGCGAGTTTATTGAAAAAAGGGGCGGTTAAAGAGATCACTGACGAGTCGGGGGGTTtcatttgttctttcttttgtgtacCGAAGAAGGTTGATGGTTTCAGACCGATCGTCAATTTGAAACCACTGAACAAGTTCATAAAATACGAACATTTTAAGATGGAAAACCTAGAAACCGTTCGTTCTTTGGTCAGGAAGGGGGATTGGTTCgttaaattagatttaaagGATGCGTATTTAACGGTACCGGTCTACGGTCCCCAGCAGAAGTTTCTTCGCTTTAAATGGGAAGGGCgtgtttttcaatttaaatgtATGGCATTTGGTCTCGCGCCCGCCCCAAGAATTTTCACCAAAATCCTAAAAGTGGTGGTAGCCTTTTTTAGGAAGCAGGGAATAAGGCTAGTAGTATACCTTGACGACTTTTTGGTTATGAACGAAACCGAGAACGGTACGCGCGCAGATTTGAAAACCGTACTAGACCTATTAAATGCATTAGGTTTTTTAATCAATTGGGACAAATCCGTCACCGTTCCAACTCAAACGATTGAATATTTGGGAATGGTAGTTGATTCCAATAGATTGTCTTTCTCACTCCCTTCGGCAAAGGTAGAAGACGTTAAGAATATGTGCAGAAAAGCACTGGCGGATGGCATAGTTTCGCTACGCACCATCGCTTCCATTCTCGGAAATTTTACGTGGGCCATCCCGACAATTCCTTTCGCGCAGTCACATTATAGAAGCATGCAACGCTTTTATATCACTGAGTCCCAGAAGGTACGTAACGACCTTAGCGTAAAGCTTACGCTTTCCCCTGGATCTGTTGCTGACTTGGAGTGGTGGCTTTTCAACCTGGAAAGCTCAAACGGGAAGGATTTTTTCCCTCGAAGTCCCGATATCGAGATTTTTTCCGACGCCTCGTTATCCGGCTGGG CGGTTTGCGACGGTGTTACAACACGAGGCCCATGGACATCAGAACAAGCGGATCTCCATATTAATAGCCTCGAGCTCCTTGGAGCTCTATATGCGCTGCAATCATTTGCAGAAAAAGCCCGAGGTCTTTCCATTCGAATGTTTTTGGATAATTCCACAGCCGTCTGTTACATGAACAA GGGGGGGACAAGATCAAGTGAGCTGACAGCCGTTGCGAAGTCACTGGTTGAATTTTGTGAGCAAAGAGACCTAAAGATCGAGGCGGTTCATCTTCCTGGAGTGATGAACGTGGAGGCAGATAGGGAATCGCGAGCGGCTGGAGATACAAGCGATTGGAAGTTGAAACATTCGGTATTCAATGAGCTTCAATTAATATGGCCGGTAGATATAGATCTCTTCAGCTCGCACTGGAACACTCAGCTACCATTGTTTGTTTCCTGGCGTCCGCAACCAGGCGCCGCCGCCGTTAATGCCTTTTCGCTAAACTGGCTTAACCATTCCGGTTATGCATTCCCGCCATTCTCTTTAATACCTAAATGTTTGGAGAAGCTCAGGAGGGAAAAGGCTAATTTACTTATGATTTGTCCAGTCTGGCCATCTCAACCATGGTTTCCGGTCCTCCTGGAATTGGCATGCGACGTCCCGATCCTTCTTGTTCCTTCTCACGATCTGCTGAAATCAGCAACGGGCGAGACGCACCCTCTGTTGTTAACCGGCTCGCTACAGCTAGCCGCTTGGAAATTATCCGGCGATATTTCCGACGGGAGGGATTTTCGGAGTCGTTGGTCGAACTTCTCTTGGCCGGTAACCGCACCAATACGCACTCGACATACGAGTCGGCTTGGAGAAATTGGAGCGATTGGTGTTTTTCAAGGAACGAAAATCCCTTGTCGGTCCCTCTAG